A genomic segment from Actinomadura hallensis encodes:
- the glgP gene encoding alpha-glucan family phosphorylase has protein sequence MKAIRRFTVRTVLPEPLRQLEELVLNLRWSWHHETLDLFSAVDPALWEAVRHDPVRLLGEVAPERLERLAEDRRFLRRLQDTADDLREYLTAPRWYQSRFGGDEREPGPACIAYFSPEYGITAALPQYSGGLGILAGDHLKTASDLGVPILGVGLLYRHGYFSQSLSPDGWQLERYPPIDPNGLPLTLLRERDGTPVRVRIGLPKGKSLQAQVWIAQVGRVPQLLLDSDVEENEPLARDVTDRLYGGGGDHRLLQEMLLGIGGVRAIRAYCRITGHAEPEVFHTNEGHAGFLGLERIRELVSDAGLTFDEALEATRAGTVFTTHTPVPAGIDRFPRDLVARYFGGTNETEQVPLERVLALGAEDYPGGDRTVFNMAVMGMRLAQRVNGVSRLHGRVSREMFGGLWGGFDTPEVPIGSITNGVHAGTWVAREVLEFTARELPAVLESGRGWEGVRDVSAAEIWRMRRMLRHRLVTDARRRLRESWRQRGASEAETSWIDDALDPDVLTIGFARRVPSYKRLTLMLSDQDRLRSLLLHPERPVQIVIAGKAHPADEGGKRLIQDIVRFAGSEDVRHRIVFLPDYDMALGQLMVQGCDVWMNNPLRPLEACGTSGMKAALNGGLNLSIRDGWWDEWYDGQNGWAIPSADGLAAPDRRDELEAAALYELIEDHVSVTFYDRDSAGLPRRWLEMVKHTIATLGPKVLATRMLRDYVEDLYVPAAASERAMVAVEFAGARALAAWKRRVRDAWPRVAVEHVESKGEESPQVGARLSVRVVADLGGLEPGDVAVEAVYGPVDDSDTLVDPSRLELEYDGPAEDGKVRYAGEVPLGRSGAFGYSVRVVPDHPLLSGRAEMGLVALPPAPQGMTNGDLR, from the coding sequence GTGAAGGCAATCCGACGTTTCACGGTCCGCACCGTCCTTCCCGAGCCGTTGCGGCAGCTTGAGGAACTCGTCCTCAACCTGCGCTGGTCCTGGCACCACGAGACGCTCGACCTGTTCAGCGCCGTGGACCCCGCCCTGTGGGAGGCCGTCCGCCACGACCCGGTCAGGCTGCTCGGCGAGGTCGCGCCGGAGCGGCTGGAACGGCTCGCGGAGGACCGGCGGTTCCTGCGCCGCCTCCAGGACACCGCCGACGACCTGCGCGAGTACCTCACGGCGCCGCGCTGGTACCAGTCGCGGTTCGGCGGGGACGAGCGGGAGCCCGGCCCCGCCTGCATCGCCTACTTCTCACCCGAGTACGGGATCACCGCCGCGCTGCCGCAGTACTCCGGCGGCCTCGGCATCCTGGCGGGCGACCACCTGAAGACCGCGAGCGACCTGGGCGTCCCCATCCTCGGGGTCGGGCTCCTCTACCGGCACGGCTACTTCTCCCAGTCGCTCTCGCCGGACGGCTGGCAGCTGGAGCGCTACCCGCCGATCGACCCGAACGGCCTCCCGCTCACCCTCCTCCGCGAACGGGACGGGACGCCGGTCCGCGTCAGGATCGGCCTGCCGAAGGGGAAGAGCCTCCAGGCGCAGGTGTGGATCGCGCAGGTCGGGCGCGTCCCGCAGCTCCTGCTCGACTCCGACGTGGAGGAGAACGAGCCGTTGGCCCGGGACGTCACCGACCGGCTGTACGGGGGCGGCGGCGACCACCGGCTGCTGCAGGAGATGCTGCTCGGCATCGGCGGCGTGCGGGCCATCCGCGCCTACTGCCGCATCACCGGGCACGCGGAACCCGAGGTCTTCCACACCAACGAGGGGCACGCCGGCTTCCTCGGCCTGGAGCGCATCCGAGAGCTGGTGTCGGACGCCGGCCTCACGTTCGACGAGGCGCTGGAGGCGACCCGGGCGGGCACCGTGTTCACCACGCACACGCCCGTCCCGGCCGGCATCGACCGGTTCCCCCGCGACCTGGTCGCCCGGTACTTCGGCGGCACGAACGAGACCGAGCAGGTGCCGCTGGAGCGCGTCCTCGCGCTCGGCGCCGAGGACTACCCCGGCGGCGACCGCACCGTGTTCAACATGGCCGTGATGGGGATGCGCCTCGCGCAGCGCGTCAACGGCGTCAGCAGGCTGCACGGGCGGGTCAGCCGGGAGATGTTCGGCGGACTGTGGGGCGGGTTCGACACCCCCGAGGTCCCCATCGGGTCGATCACCAACGGCGTCCACGCCGGGACCTGGGTCGCCCGCGAGGTCCTGGAGTTCACCGCGCGGGAACTGCCGGCGGTGCTGGAGTCCGGGCGCGGCTGGGAGGGCGTCCGCGACGTCTCCGCCGCCGAGATCTGGCGGATGCGGAGGATGCTGCGGCACCGGCTCGTCACCGACGCGCGGCGCCGGCTGCGCGAGTCGTGGCGGCAGCGCGGCGCGAGCGAGGCGGAGACCTCCTGGATCGACGACGCGCTCGACCCGGACGTCCTGACGATCGGGTTCGCGCGGCGCGTCCCGTCCTACAAGCGGCTGACGCTGATGCTGAGCGACCAGGACCGGCTCCGGTCGCTCCTGCTGCACCCCGAGCGCCCCGTGCAGATCGTCATCGCGGGCAAGGCCCACCCCGCCGACGAGGGCGGCAAGCGGCTGATCCAGGACATCGTGCGGTTCGCCGGCTCCGAGGACGTCCGGCACCGGATCGTGTTCCTGCCGGACTACGACATGGCGCTCGGGCAGCTCATGGTGCAGGGCTGCGACGTGTGGATGAACAACCCGCTGCGGCCGCTGGAGGCGTGCGGCACCTCCGGGATGAAGGCGGCGCTGAACGGCGGGCTGAACCTGTCGATCCGCGACGGCTGGTGGGACGAGTGGTACGACGGCCAGAACGGCTGGGCGATCCCGTCCGCCGACGGCCTGGCCGCGCCCGACCGGCGCGACGAGCTGGAGGCCGCCGCGCTGTACGAGCTGATCGAGGACCACGTCTCGGTCACCTTCTACGACCGCGACTCGGCCGGGCTGCCGCGCCGCTGGCTGGAGATGGTCAAGCACACCATCGCGACCCTCGGCCCGAAGGTGCTGGCGACCCGGATGCTGCGCGACTACGTCGAGGACCTGTACGTCCCCGCCGCGGCGTCCGAGCGCGCCATGGTCGCCGTCGAGTTCGCGGGCGCGCGGGCCCTCGCCGCGTGGAAGCGGCGGGTGCGGGACGCGTGGCCGCGGGTCGCCGTCGAGCACGTCGAGTCCAAGGGGGAGGAGAGCCCGCAGGTCGGGGCTCGGCTGTCGGTGCGGGTCGTCGCGGACCTCGGCGGCCTCGAACCCGGCGACGTCGCCGTGGAGGCCGTCTACGGCCCGGTGGACGACTCCGACACGCTGGTCGACCCGTCCCGCCTGGAGCTGGAGTACGACGGGCCGGCCGAGGACGGCAAGGTCCGCTACGCGGGGGAGGTCCCGCTGGGGCGCAGCGGCGCGTTCGGCTACAGCGTCCGCGTGGTGCCGGACCACCCGCTCCTGTCGGGGCGTGCGGAGATGGGCCTGGTGGCGCTCCCGCCCGCCCCGCAGGGCATGACCAACGGCGACCTCCGCTGA
- the treS gene encoding maltose alpha-D-glucosyltransferase: MSEPLPDAFNPETPRDPHWFKTAVFYEVSVRGYADSNNDGYGDLRGLISKLDHLQWLGIDCLWLLPIYQSPLRDGGYDISEYTRILPEFGELGDFVELIDQAHARGIRVIADLVMNHTSDQHPWFQASRTDPTGPFGDFYMWADDDTGYPDARIIFVDTETSNWTYDPVRGQYYWHRFFSHQPDLNYDNPAVQDAMLENLRFWLDLGIDGFRLDAVPYLYAREGTNCENLPETHAYLKRVRAEVDRLYPDRVLLAEANQWPADVVEYFGDPAAGGDECHMAFHFPVMPRIFMAVRREQRYPISEIMAQTPKIPDSCQWGIFLRNHDELTLEMVTDEERDYMYAEYAKDPRMKANIGIRRRLAPLLDNDRNQLELFTALLLSLPGSPVLYYGDEIGMGDNIWLGDRDAVRTPMQWTPDRNAGFSKCDPARLYLPVIMDPIYGYQAVNVEAQANNPGSLLHWTRKMIEIRQRHPVFGVGSYVELSASNPSVLAFTREMENGETNQWGGVDTILCVNNLSRFPQPVELDLRRFRGSTPIECMGGVQFPAIGDLPYLLTLPGHGFYWFLLPPAEDHDAEKG; this comes from the coding sequence ATGTCCGAGCCCCTTCCGGACGCGTTCAATCCCGAAACGCCCCGGGACCCGCACTGGTTCAAAACCGCGGTGTTCTACGAGGTGTCGGTCCGCGGCTACGCCGACTCCAACAACGACGGCTACGGCGACCTGCGCGGCCTGATCAGCAAACTCGACCACCTGCAATGGCTGGGCATCGACTGCCTGTGGCTGCTGCCGATCTACCAGTCACCCCTGCGCGACGGCGGCTACGACATCTCCGAATACACCCGCATCCTGCCCGAATTCGGCGAACTCGGCGACTTCGTCGAACTCATCGACCAAGCCCACGCCCGCGGCATCAGAGTCATCGCCGACCTGGTCATGAACCACACCTCCGACCAGCACCCCTGGTTCCAGGCCTCCCGCACCGACCCCACCGGCCCCTTCGGCGACTTCTACATGTGGGCCGACGACGACACCGGCTACCCCGACGCCCGCATCATCTTCGTCGACACCGAAACCTCCAACTGGACCTACGACCCCGTCCGCGGCCAGTACTACTGGCACCGCTTCTTCTCCCACCAACCCGACCTCAACTACGACAACCCCGCCGTCCAAGACGCCATGCTGGAGAACCTGCGCTTCTGGCTCGACCTGGGCATCGACGGCTTCCGCCTCGACGCCGTCCCCTACCTGTACGCCCGCGAAGGCACCAACTGCGAAAACCTCCCCGAAACCCACGCCTACCTCAAACGCGTCCGCGCCGAAGTCGACCGCCTCTACCCCGACCGCGTCCTGCTCGCCGAAGCCAACCAATGGCCCGCCGACGTCGTCGAATACTTCGGCGACCCCGCCGCCGGCGGCGACGAATGCCACATGGCCTTCCACTTCCCCGTCATGCCCCGCATCTTCATGGCCGTCCGCCGCGAACAGCGCTACCCCATCTCCGAAATCATGGCCCAGACCCCCAAAATCCCCGACTCCTGCCAATGGGGCATCTTCCTGCGCAACCACGACGAACTCACCCTGGAGATGGTCACCGACGAAGAACGCGACTACATGTACGCCGAATACGCCAAAGACCCCCGCATGAAAGCCAACATCGGCATCCGCCGCCGCCTGGCCCCCCTCCTGGACAACGACCGCAACCAACTCGAACTGTTCACCGCCCTCCTGCTCTCCCTCCCCGGCTCCCCCGTCCTGTACTACGGCGACGAAATCGGCATGGGCGACAACATCTGGCTCGGCGACCGCGACGCCGTCCGCACCCCCATGCAATGGACCCCCGACCGCAACGCCGGCTTCTCCAAATGCGACCCCGCCCGCCTCTACCTGCCCGTCATCATGGACCCCATCTACGGCTACCAAGCCGTCAACGTCGAAGCCCAGGCCAACAACCCCGGCTCCCTGCTCCACTGGACCCGCAAAATGATCGAGATCCGCCAACGCCACCCCGTCTTCGGCGTCGGCTCCTACGTCGAACTGTCCGCCTCCAACCCCTCCGTCCTCGCCTTCACCCGGGAAATGGAGAACGGCGAGACGAACCAATGGGGAGGCGTGGACACGATTCTCTGCGTGAACAATCTGTCGCGCTTCCCGCAGCCCGTGGAACTCGACCTGCGCCGATTCCGCGGCTCCACCCCCATCGAGTGCATGGGCGGCGTGCAGTTCCCCGCCATCGGCGACCTGCCCTACCTGCTCACCCTCCCCGGGCACGGGTTCTACTGGTTCCTCCTCCCGCCGGCCGAGGACCACGACGCGGAGAAGGGGTGA
- a CDS encoding alpha-1,4-glucan--maltose-1-phosphate maltosyltransferase, with translation MHVESGTSTPAGIPVLGRIPILDVAPVVDCGRWPAKAVVGETVEVSATVFREGHERLGAAVVLRTPDGEELPGRRMREVGEGLDRWAAQVTPTRTGSWSFRVEAWGDPIAHWWHDAQIKVPRGEDVELMLVEGALLFERAAECQPSKDRPVLDRLAGLLRDETVPAMERLEAAGAPDVAEVLERHPLRDLLTLGDWYPLIVHRQRALFSAWYEFFPRSEGARIDPLGRRGPTSGTLRTAAKRLPAIADMGFDVVYLPPIHPIGTTSRKGPNNTLDAGPYDPGSPWAIGSPDGGHDTVHPDLGTLDDFDAFVAHAHDCGLEIALDLALQCSPDHPWVTQHPEWFTTRADGTIAYAENPPKKYQDIYPLNFDNDPEGLYTEIRRIIHHWIDHGVTLFRVDNPHTKPVAFWERLLADIHTTHPHVLFLAEAFTRPAMMHTLAKIGFHQSYTYFTWRNTADELRTYLTELTTPPTATYMRPNLFTNTPDILNEYLQHGGRPAFEIRAVLAALLSPTWGIYSGYELCENTPVRPGSEEYRDSEKYQYRPRDWDTAAATGNTIAPLITRLNTLRNTHPALQQLQNLHFHHIDQPELLAFSKRHLDDVILTIVNLNPHHPREATVHLDLPALGLPDDPHHPYTVTDQLNGATYTWHRSNYVYLDPHTQPAHIFTVGRNES, from the coding sequence ATGCACGTCGAGTCCGGAACGTCAACCCCCGCCGGCATTCCGGTTCTGGGCCGCATTCCGATCCTGGACGTGGCGCCGGTGGTGGACTGCGGCCGGTGGCCGGCCAAGGCCGTGGTGGGCGAGACGGTCGAGGTGTCGGCGACGGTGTTCCGGGAGGGGCACGAGCGGCTGGGCGCGGCGGTGGTGCTGCGCACGCCCGACGGCGAGGAACTGCCCGGCCGGCGGATGCGCGAGGTCGGGGAGGGGCTGGACCGGTGGGCGGCGCAGGTGACGCCGACCCGGACGGGGTCGTGGTCGTTTCGCGTGGAGGCGTGGGGCGACCCGATCGCGCACTGGTGGCACGACGCGCAGATCAAAGTCCCCCGGGGCGAGGACGTGGAGCTGATGCTCGTCGAGGGGGCGCTGCTGTTCGAGCGTGCGGCGGAGTGCCAGCCCAGCAAGGACCGCCCCGTTCTGGACCGGCTGGCCGGGCTGCTGCGGGACGAGACCGTCCCGGCCATGGAGCGGCTGGAGGCGGCCGGCGCTCCGGACGTGGCGGAGGTGCTGGAGCGGCACCCGCTGCGGGATCTGCTGACGCTGGGCGACTGGTACCCGCTGATCGTGCACCGCCAGCGCGCCCTGTTCAGCGCCTGGTACGAGTTCTTCCCCCGCTCCGAAGGCGCCAGGATCGACCCGCTGGGCCGCCGCGGCCCGACCTCCGGCACCCTGCGCACCGCCGCCAAACGCCTGCCCGCCATCGCCGACATGGGCTTTGACGTGGTCTACCTGCCCCCCATCCACCCCATCGGCACCACCAGCCGCAAAGGCCCCAACAACACCCTGGACGCCGGCCCCTACGACCCCGGATCCCCCTGGGCCATCGGCTCACCCGACGGCGGCCACGACACCGTCCACCCCGACCTGGGCACCCTGGACGACTTCGACGCCTTCGTCGCCCACGCCCACGACTGCGGCCTGGAGATCGCCCTCGACCTGGCCCTGCAATGCTCCCCCGACCACCCCTGGGTCACCCAGCACCCCGAATGGTTCACCACCCGCGCCGACGGCACCATCGCCTACGCCGAGAACCCGCCCAAGAAATACCAGGACATCTACCCCCTCAACTTCGACAACGACCCCGAAGGCCTCTACACCGAGATCCGCCGCATCATCCACCACTGGATCGACCACGGCGTCACCCTCTTCCGCGTCGACAACCCCCACACCAAACCCGTCGCCTTCTGGGAACGCCTCCTGGCCGACATCCACACCACCCACCCCCACGTGCTGTTCCTGGCCGAAGCCTTCACCCGCCCCGCCATGATGCACACCCTGGCCAAAATCGGCTTCCACCAGTCCTACACCTACTTCACCTGGCGCAACACCGCCGACGAACTCCGCACCTACCTCACCGAACTCACCACACCCCCCACCGCCACCTACATGCGCCCCAACCTGTTCACCAACACCCCCGACATCCTCAACGAATACCTCCAGCACGGCGGCCGCCCCGCCTTCGAAATCCGCGCCGTCCTCGCCGCACTGCTCTCCCCCACCTGGGGCATCTACTCCGGCTACGAACTGTGCGAGAACACCCCCGTCCGCCCCGGCAGCGAGGAATACCGCGACTCCGAGAAATACCAGTACCGCCCCCGCGACTGGGACACCGCCGCCGCCACCGGAAACACCATCGCCCCCCTCATCACCCGCCTCAACACCCTCCGCAACACCCACCCCGCCCTCCAGCAACTCCAAAACCTGCACTTCCACCACATCGACCAACCCGAACTGCTCGCCTTCTCCAAACGCCACCTCGACGACGTCATCCTGACCATCGTCAACCTCAACCCCCACCACCCCCGCGAAGCCACCGTCCACCTCGACCTGCCCGCCCTCGGCCTACCCGACGACCCCCACCACCCCTACACCGTCACCGACCAGCTCAACGGCGCCACCTACACCTGGCACCGCTCCAACTACGTCTACCTCGACCCCCACACCCAACCCGCGCACATCTTCACGGTCGGGAGAAACGAGAGTTGA
- a CDS encoding maltokinase N-terminal cap-like domain-containing protein: protein MPPPDRSLVRLLAGWLPRQRWFGGKDGPIDELAIGTATELRSGDPALHHLILDVRQGDATDHYQVLLGVRGDLPERLESGLIGRLHGADAFSGHVYDAAYDPELTRPLLTYMANETLVGPLQFRRAPGTGIRTDLEAAPIGAEQSNTSLIYGDSYICKLFRRLSPGVNPDLEINLALSREGCAHIPAVHGWIELEPGSGAVGGGGDEPVTLALLSEFLRSATDGWQLALTSVRDWFAQPLPPPGEGRNPFPDGSPAPHTPHAVPVFTADDAAAAGGDFGAEAERLGAATAQVHRDLAAAFGVTRAPASVLRTAVFGMNEQLDQVSAAVPEIRPYAPALRAVFDEVAAEAGELTVQRVHGDYHLGQVLRTDTGWVLLDFEGEPARTPAERRAPAHPLRDVAGMLRSFEYAARFLLARDDELPPDAAEALEMRARAWAKRNRAAFCAGYAAAGGPDPAEHRALMRAFEFDKAVYEIRYEARNRPSWLPVPLRSLASLTG, encoded by the coding sequence GTGCCGCCGCCCGACCGCTCCCTCGTCCGGCTCCTCGCCGGCTGGCTGCCGCGGCAGCGATGGTTCGGCGGCAAGGACGGCCCCATCGACGAGCTCGCCATCGGCACCGCCACCGAACTGCGCTCCGGCGACCCCGCCCTGCACCACCTGATCCTTGACGTCCGGCAAGGCGACGCCACCGACCACTACCAGGTCCTCCTCGGCGTCCGCGGCGACCTGCCCGAGCGGCTGGAGTCCGGCCTCATCGGACGGCTGCACGGTGCGGACGCGTTCTCCGGGCACGTCTACGACGCGGCGTACGACCCGGAGCTGACCCGCCCGCTGCTGACGTACATGGCGAACGAGACGCTCGTCGGGCCGCTGCAGTTCCGCCGCGCGCCCGGCACCGGCATCCGCACGGACCTGGAGGCGGCGCCCATCGGCGCCGAGCAGAGCAACACCTCGCTCATCTACGGCGACAGCTACATCTGCAAGCTGTTCCGGCGGCTGTCCCCCGGCGTCAACCCCGACCTGGAGATCAACCTCGCGCTCTCCCGCGAGGGCTGCGCCCACATCCCCGCCGTGCACGGATGGATCGAGCTGGAACCCGGCTCCGGCGCCGTGGGCGGCGGCGGGGACGAGCCCGTCACGCTGGCGCTGCTCTCGGAGTTCCTGCGCTCCGCGACCGACGGGTGGCAGCTCGCGCTCACCAGCGTCCGCGACTGGTTCGCCCAGCCCCTCCCGCCCCCCGGCGAGGGGCGGAACCCGTTCCCGGACGGGAGCCCCGCCCCGCACACCCCCCACGCCGTCCCGGTGTTCACCGCCGACGACGCGGCCGCCGCCGGCGGGGACTTCGGCGCGGAGGCCGAGCGGCTCGGCGCCGCGACCGCGCAGGTGCACCGCGACCTCGCCGCCGCGTTCGGGGTGACGCGGGCGCCCGCCTCGGTGCTGCGGACCGCGGTCTTCGGGATGAACGAGCAGCTCGACCAGGTCAGCGCTGCCGTCCCGGAGATCCGCCCGTACGCCCCCGCGCTCCGGGCGGTGTTCGACGAGGTCGCCGCGGAGGCGGGGGAGCTGACCGTCCAGCGCGTCCACGGCGACTACCACCTCGGCCAGGTCCTGCGCACCGACACCGGGTGGGTCCTGCTGGACTTCGAGGGCGAGCCCGCCCGCACCCCCGCCGAGCGCCGGGCGCCGGCGCACCCGCTGCGGGACGTCGCCGGGATGCTGCGCTCCTTCGAGTACGCGGCCCGGTTCCTGCTCGCCCGCGACGACGAGCTGCCGCCCGACGCCGCGGAGGCGCTGGAGATGCGGGCCAGGGCGTGGGCGAAGCGCAACCGGGCGGCGTTCTGCGCCGGCTACGCCGCGGCGGGCGGGCCCGACCCGGCCGAGCACCGCGCGCTGATGCGGGCGTTCGAGTTCGACAAGGCGGTGTACGAGATCCGCTACGAGGCGCGGAACCGGCCGTCGTGGCTCCCCGTCCCGCTGCGGTCCCTGGCGAGCCTGACCGGCTGA
- a CDS encoding GntR family transcriptional regulator, producing MPDRPAYLRIADTLREGIRDGSLPPGTRLPTIAELCETHGVSEIVVRQAVALLRGEGLVETRRGGGTLVRVVPPARRVAMDRYRAVSRPLAVPETTFTRDQKITWEEYRLDKEFTRVRADDELGALFERPPGIELLRRRFVFYARGEPQQISVNYLPWDLVGDTPVSDPAREPWPGGTLAQLAYLGHPPTRVEEAVRSRMPTPEEAETLRMTGGVPVLAITRRMLSRSDVMEVCRDIVLPADRVVLDYAIDL from the coding sequence GTGCCGGACCGTCCCGCCTACCTGCGCATCGCCGACACGCTGCGGGAGGGCATCCGCGACGGCAGCCTCCCGCCGGGGACGCGGCTGCCGACCATCGCCGAGCTGTGCGAGACCCACGGGGTCTCCGAGATCGTGGTCCGGCAGGCCGTCGCGCTGCTGCGCGGCGAGGGACTGGTCGAGACGCGCCGCGGCGGCGGCACCCTCGTCCGGGTCGTCCCGCCCGCCCGCAGGGTCGCGATGGACCGCTACCGCGCGGTGTCCCGGCCCCTCGCGGTCCCCGAGACGACCTTCACCCGCGACCAGAAGATCACCTGGGAGGAGTACCGGCTCGACAAGGAGTTCACCCGCGTCCGCGCCGACGACGAGCTCGGCGCGCTGTTCGAGCGGCCGCCCGGGATCGAGCTGCTGCGCCGCCGGTTCGTCTTCTACGCGCGCGGCGAGCCGCAGCAGATCTCCGTCAACTACCTGCCGTGGGACCTCGTCGGCGACACGCCCGTGTCCGACCCGGCGCGCGAGCCGTGGCCCGGGGGGACGCTCGCGCAGCTGGCCTATCTCGGCCATCCGCCGACCCGCGTGGAGGAGGCCGTCCGCTCCCGCATGCCGACCCCCGAGGAGGCCGAGACGCTCCGCATGACCGGCGGGGTGCCCGTCCTCGCCATCACGCGCCGGATGCTGTCGCGCTCCGACGTGATGGAGGTCTGCCGCGACATCGTGCTGCCCGCCGACCGCGTCGTCCTCGACTACGCCATCGACCTGTAG
- a CDS encoding helix-turn-helix transcriptional regulator, protein MAVLRAERGVSRRELAAALGVHYQTIGYLERGEYSPSLHLALRIADFFEVPVEVVFSLRPFPRLGSTE, encoded by the coding sequence ATCGCGGTGCTGAGGGCCGAGCGGGGCGTCTCGCGCCGCGAGCTGGCCGCGGCACTGGGGGTCCACTACCAGACGATCGGCTACCTGGAACGCGGCGAGTACAGCCCGAGCCTGCATCTCGCGCTGCGCATCGCCGACTTCTTCGAGGTGCCGGTCGAGGTGGTGTTCTCGCTGAGGCCGTTCCCGAGGCTGGGGAGCACGGAGTGA
- a CDS encoding serine/threonine-protein kinase produces MEALRPEDPRGAGAYRLIARLGAGGMGRVFLGRSARGRMVAVKLVHPELARDPDFRRRFRHEVEAARRVGGEWTAAVLDADTDSETPWVATAYVPGPSLQEIVDLHGPLPEASVLALAGALARALQAVHGNDLIHRDLKPSNVLVTIDGPRLIDFGIARSVDTGVATRTGTLIGSPGYMSPEQVRGEPLTPASDVFSLGAVLAYAATGRPPFGGGEGGVHAQLFRVASEPADLDGLTGPVRELVDRCLAKEPGDRPAVDDLLGDPPGDGTWLPPEVVAELGRHAARLLDVEDPHTGAPDPPAAAQASPAAPVPSPAAPAPAAPAPAPLPPPGPPPGGTRVAPGAGERSRMPLYLAMGAAAAIGVVLAGLLFVLTQSGEKGDGRAGRDAPAGQGGSGRAETADAREARDGGDRKSGDVPGGMLGSWEHDTSPAPETNGHLRRITVEQGAVGDQVLTLISANEIRLCIHKGVLREGGTTLRVDLGLDLSEPVGCAKKSTAVLTLDGGKVRLVHEGATATLSRVQGRSIPEQYRGTWEAVVGRPVPGATSPDRRVFDLTAGPVGTEAVKITNIPGKVGGSSCSAMATLLSVEREFVLYSSRLLTPGDECRLAGMQRLVPGPDGSLRWENGSGAHSTLRRA; encoded by the coding sequence GTGGAGGCACTGAGACCTGAGGACCCGCGCGGCGCCGGCGCGTACCGGCTCATCGCCCGGCTGGGCGCGGGCGGCATGGGCCGGGTGTTCCTCGGGCGGTCCGCCCGCGGCCGCATGGTCGCGGTCAAGCTCGTCCACCCGGAACTGGCCCGCGACCCCGACTTCCGCCGCCGGTTCCGGCACGAGGTCGAGGCCGCCCGCAGGGTCGGCGGCGAGTGGACCGCCGCCGTCCTCGACGCCGACACCGACTCCGAGACCCCCTGGGTGGCGACCGCGTACGTCCCCGGTCCGAGCCTCCAGGAGATCGTCGACCTGCACGGGCCGCTGCCCGAGGCGTCCGTGCTCGCCCTGGCCGGCGCGCTTGCGCGGGCGCTCCAGGCCGTCCACGGCAACGACCTGATCCACCGGGACCTGAAACCGTCGAACGTCCTCGTCACGATCGACGGCCCCCGGCTCATCGACTTCGGCATCGCCCGCTCGGTGGACACCGGCGTCGCCACCCGGACCGGGACCCTGATCGGCTCACCCGGCTACATGTCGCCCGAGCAGGTCCGGGGCGAACCGCTGACCCCCGCGTCCGACGTCTTCTCCCTGGGGGCCGTGCTGGCGTACGCGGCGACCGGGCGCCCCCCCTTCGGCGGCGGCGAGGGCGGCGTCCACGCCCAGCTGTTCCGCGTGGCGTCCGAGCCCGCCGACCTCGACGGGCTGACCGGGCCCGTCCGCGAGCTGGTGGACCGCTGCCTCGCCAAGGAGCCCGGCGACCGTCCCGCCGTGGACGACCTCCTCGGCGACCCGCCCGGCGACGGGACCTGGCTGCCGCCCGAGGTCGTCGCCGAACTCGGCCGCCACGCCGCCCGCCTCCTCGACGTCGAGGACCCGCACACCGGCGCCCCGGACCCGCCCGCGGCCGCCCAGGCATCGCCCGCGGCGCCGGTTCCGTCCCCGGCCGCGCCCGCCCCCGCCGCGCCCGCCCCGGCGCCGCTGCCGCCGCCGGGCCCGCCGCCGGGCGGGACGCGCGTCGCCCCGGGCGCCGGCGAGCGGTCGCGGATGCCGCTCTACCTCGCGATGGGCGCGGCCGCCGCGATCGGGGTCGTCCTGGCCGGGCTCCTGTTCGTCCTCACCCAGAGCGGTGAGAAGGGGGACGGACGCGCGGGCCGCGACGCGCCGGCGGGCCAGGGAGGCTCAGGGCGGGCGGAGACCGCGGACGCCCGCGAGGCCCGTGACGGCGGCGACCGGAAGAGCGGCGACGTCCCCGGCGGCATGCTCGGGAGCTGGGAGCACGACACGAGCCCCGCGCCCGAGACCAACGGGCATCTGCGGCGGATCACCGTCGAGCAGGGCGCGGTCGGCGACCAGGTCCTGACCCTCATCTCGGCCAACGAGATCCGCCTGTGCATCCACAAGGGCGTCCTCCGCGAGGGCGGGACCACCCTCCGAGTGGACCTCGGCCTCGACCTCTCGGAGCCCGTGGGATGCGCGAAGAAGAGCACGGCGGTCCTGACGCTCGACGGCGGGAAGGTGCGGCTCGTCCACGAGGGGGCCACCGCGACGCTCAGCCGCGTCCAGGGCCGGAGCATCCCGGAGCAGTACCGGGGGACCTGGGAGGCGGTGGTCGGCCGTCCGGTGCCCGGTGCGACCTCCCCGGACCGCAGGGTGTTCGACCTGACCGCGGGCCCCGTCGGGACCGAGGCCGTCAAGATCACCAACATCCCCGGCAAGGTCGGCGGCTCCTCCTGCTCGGCCATGGCCACGCTGCTGTCCGTCGAGCGGGAGTTCGTGCTGTACTCGTCCCGCCTGCTCACCCCCGGCGACGAGTGCAGGCTGGCGGGGATGCAGAGACTGGTCCCCGGCCCCGACGGCTCGCTGCGCTGGGAGAACGGCTCCGGCGCCCACAGCACCCTGCGCCGGGCCTGA